One window from the genome of Ensifer canadensis encodes:
- a CDS encoding GYD domain-containing protein, which produces MAMYLTRFSYTPDTWARMIENPEDRREAARTYIESVGGKLHGFWYAFGEHDGWNLWEAPDNVSMAAVALAIGAGGAVSSMETTVLLSVEDTLEALEKAKSIRYRPPAA; this is translated from the coding sequence ATGGCCATGTATCTCACCCGCTTCAGCTACACGCCCGACACGTGGGCGCGCATGATCGAAAACCCTGAGGATCGCCGCGAGGCGGCACGCACCTACATTGAATCCGTCGGCGGAAAGCTCCATGGGTTCTGGTACGCCTTCGGCGAGCATGATGGTTGGAATCTGTGGGAGGCGCCTGACAACGTATCGATGGCGGCTGTCGCGCTGGCGATCGGTGCAGGCGGCGCGGTCAGCTCTATGGAGACCACTGTCCTCCTCAGCGTCGAAGATACGCTGGAAGCTTTGGAAAAGGCAAAGTCGATTCGGTATCGTCCACCGGCAGCGTAA
- a CDS encoding SpoVR family protein: MARRPASTLLFDGSEWNFATLSRAYEAIEAIAIGEMGLDVYPNQIEIISSEQMLDAYSSVGMPLMYQHWSFGKRFVFESQLYQKGYRGLAYELVINSNPCITYLMEENTMPMQALVTAHAAFGHNHFFKNNYLFRQWTDAGAILGYMDFAKKYIAKCEERHGLSAVEEILDSAHALMDHGVFHYRRPPRLSSEKETARARERLEYEEQTYSDLWRTLPTASGTSGIEEAEREASERKKALNLPEENLLYFLEKHSLILEPWQREILRIVRVIAQYFYPQSQTKVMNEGCATFVHYSIINRLFDQGRVSEGAMLELLASHANVVFQPGFDDSRFSGINPYALGFAMMQDIERICTMPTQEDRDWFPTISGNGDPLGTLIGAWENHRDESFILQYLSPALIRKFRLFRLSDRATNKFCEVTSIHNEQGYAAVRAGLARNYDPVANRPDIQVVDVDLLGDRQLRLKHVIKNGILLEESNRDATLAHISRLWGYEVSLAGIDASTSKVLFECSSTGA; the protein is encoded by the coding sequence ATGGCAAGACGGCCAGCCTCCACTCTGCTGTTCGACGGTTCGGAATGGAACTTCGCGACGCTTTCGCGGGCCTATGAGGCGATCGAGGCGATTGCGATCGGCGAGATGGGACTGGACGTCTATCCGAACCAGATCGAGATCATCTCCTCTGAACAGATGCTCGACGCCTATTCGTCCGTCGGCATGCCGCTGATGTATCAGCACTGGTCGTTTGGCAAGCGCTTCGTTTTTGAAAGTCAACTCTATCAAAAAGGCTATCGCGGGTTGGCCTATGAACTCGTGATCAACTCCAATCCCTGCATCACCTATCTCATGGAAGAAAACACGATGCCGATGCAGGCGCTGGTCACCGCGCATGCGGCCTTCGGCCACAATCACTTCTTCAAGAACAACTATCTGTTCCGCCAGTGGACGGATGCCGGCGCGATCCTCGGCTACATGGACTTCGCCAAGAAGTACATCGCCAAATGCGAGGAGCGGCACGGTCTCAGTGCGGTGGAGGAGATACTCGATTCGGCGCATGCCCTGATGGATCACGGCGTATTCCACTATCGCCGCCCCCCCCGGCTCTCATCGGAAAAGGAGACGGCGCGGGCCCGGGAGCGGCTGGAATATGAAGAGCAGACCTATAGCGATTTATGGCGGACGCTGCCGACGGCAAGCGGAACATCCGGCATCGAGGAGGCGGAGCGCGAGGCTTCGGAACGGAAGAAGGCGCTTAACCTTCCCGAGGAGAATCTGCTCTACTTCCTCGAGAAGCACAGCCTGATCCTTGAGCCCTGGCAGCGGGAAATCTTGCGGATTGTTCGCGTTATCGCGCAATACTTCTATCCGCAAAGTCAGACCAAAGTGATGAACGAAGGATGCGCGACCTTCGTCCACTATTCCATTATCAATAGACTGTTCGACCAGGGCAGGGTCAGTGAAGGCGCAATGTTGGAGTTGCTGGCAAGCCACGCCAATGTGGTGTTTCAGCCTGGCTTCGACGATTCCCGCTTCTCGGGTATCAACCCTTACGCGCTGGGCTTTGCTATGATGCAGGATATCGAACGCATCTGCACCATGCCGACGCAAGAGGATCGGGACTGGTTTCCCACCATATCTGGCAACGGTGACCCATTGGGCACGCTGATCGGCGCCTGGGAGAACCACCGCGACGAGTCCTTCATTCTGCAATATCTGAGCCCGGCGCTGATCCGCAAATTCCGCCTGTTTCGTCTCTCTGACCGCGCGACTAACAAATTTTGTGAGGTCACTTCCATCCATAACGAGCAGGGGTACGCTGCCGTGCGTGCCGGGCTCGCTCGGAACTATGACCCGGTGGCCAATAGACCGGACATACAGGTGGTCGATGTCGATCTGCTGGGAGATCGGCAGCTTCGACTGAAGCACGTCATCAAGAACGGCATTCTGCTGGAGGAAAGCAATCGGGACGCGACACTCGCGCATATAAGCCGGCTTTGGGGATATGAAGTGAGCCTGGCAGGGATCGATGCGTCGACGAGTAAGGTCCTGTTTGAGTGCTCCTCCACAGGAGCGTGA
- a CDS encoding YeaH/YhbH family protein translates to MPNFIDRRLNPKDRSLGNRQRFLKRVHEELKRTIRDQVKSDRIIDVDAAHGVPIPKRGADEPSFQHSRGSGERHYVLPGNETFSPGDRLRKPESGGGGGVGGPGRGENTDDFLFVLSREEVLDLFFEDLELPDMVKLNLRETVSYKSHRVGFSTVGTPSNINVGRTMRNSFGRRMALRRPSERELQALADEIAALEREEQPPPQQRHRLWHLREELEVLERRRRRIAYVDPVDVRFNRFERQPLPNASAVMFCLMDVSASMGEREKDLAKRFFVLLHLFLKRRYERIDIVFIRHTDEAREVDEETFFFSKQSGGTVVSTALEEMLRVIEERYPSNLWNIYAAQASDGDNANGDSERCAELLRESLMRLCQYYAYVEIIDERESGIFGSTDNGTSLWRAYRTVDSAVPNFQMTRVAMPADIYPVFRKLFARHQPVQLRR, encoded by the coding sequence ATGCCGAATTTCATCGATCGCCGGCTGAACCCCAAGGACAGGAGTCTCGGCAACAGGCAGCGCTTTTTAAAGCGGGTCCATGAGGAATTGAAGCGCACGATAAGGGATCAGGTAAAGTCGGACAGGATCATCGATGTGGACGCCGCCCACGGCGTTCCGATCCCGAAGCGTGGTGCGGACGAGCCCAGCTTCCAGCATTCGCGCGGCAGCGGCGAGCGGCACTATGTCCTGCCCGGAAACGAGACCTTCTCGCCCGGAGACCGACTTAGGAAGCCGGAATCAGGCGGCGGTGGAGGGGTCGGCGGCCCCGGACGGGGCGAAAACACGGACGACTTTCTTTTCGTGCTGTCGCGCGAGGAAGTGCTCGATCTTTTCTTCGAAGATCTGGAGCTTCCGGACATGGTGAAGCTGAACCTGCGCGAAACCGTCAGCTACAAGTCCCATCGCGTCGGTTTCTCGACGGTGGGCACGCCCAGCAATATCAATGTCGGGCGAACGATGCGCAACAGCTTCGGGCGGCGCATGGCCCTGCGTCGCCCGAGCGAGAGGGAGTTGCAGGCGCTTGCCGACGAGATCGCGGCACTGGAACGGGAGGAGCAACCGCCCCCGCAGCAGCGCCACAGGCTCTGGCATCTGCGCGAAGAACTGGAAGTGCTCGAACGGCGGCGGCGGCGTATCGCCTATGTCGATCCCGTCGACGTGCGGTTCAACCGTTTCGAACGTCAGCCTTTGCCGAATGCCAGTGCGGTGATGTTCTGTCTGATGGACGTCTCCGCCTCGATGGGGGAGCGCGAGAAGGATCTTGCCAAGCGCTTCTTCGTTCTCTTGCATCTGTTTCTCAAGCGTCGTTACGAGCGGATCGACATCGTATTCATCCGCCACACGGATGAGGCGCGGGAAGTTGACGAGGAGACGTTCTTTTTCAGCAAGCAGAGCGGCGGCACGGTCGTTTCGACGGCGCTTGAGGAAATGCTCCGGGTCATCGAGGAGCGCTATCCCTCCAATCTCTGGAATATATATGCGGCCCAAGCCTCCGACGGCGACAATGCCAACGGCGACTCGGAGCGGTGCGCCGAACTTCTGCGGGAATCGCTCATGCGTCTGTGCCAGTATTACGCCTATGTCGAGATCATAGACGAGCGCGAAAGCGGAATATTCGGGTCGACGGACAACGGCACCTCACTCTGGCGCGCCTACCGCACGGTCGACAGCGCGGTACCCAATTTCCAGATGACGCGCGTTGCAATGCCCGCCGACATCTACCCCGTCTTCCGCAAACTCTTTGCCCGGCATCAACCTGTTCAACTGCGCAGGTGA
- a CDS encoding PrkA family serine protein kinase: MRANDGDVFDLFSQTYASGVQEKLSLQEYLLACRDDRSMYATAPERMVAAIGEPQLIDTSADERLGRIFANRTIKIYPSFADFYGMEDTIERIVGYFRYAAQGLEERKQILYLLGPVGGGKSSLAERLKKLMEQQPIYTLAIDGKISPVFESPLGLFDRDRMGDLLEDKYGIAKRRLTDLVSPWATKRLDEIGGDISKFSVVKLTPSRLRQIAIAKTEPGDENNQDISALVGKVDIRQLENFSQADPDAYSYSGGLNRTTQGLLEFVEMFKAPIKVLHPLLTATQEGSYNGTENFGAFPYQGVVLAHSNESEWLQFKHNKNNEAFLDRILVVKVPYCLRVTEERLIYEKLLRESELSESPCAPEVLENLSRFTVATRLALHENSPSYTKMRVYDGENLKDTDPKAKSLQEYRDAAGVDEGMTGVSTRFAFKVLSETFNYDTKEVAADPVHLMYILEQAIRREQFPKETEANYLDFIRSELAARYAEFIGHEIQKAYLESYSEYGQNLFDRYISYADAWLEDQDFKDPDTGQILNRNVLDGELSQIEKPAGIANPKDFRNEVVKFTLRARARNNGRNPAWTSYEKLREVIEKRMFGQVEDLLPVISFGSKKDSVTEKQHAEFVERMTERGYTERQVRRLVDWYMRVNKAG; the protein is encoded by the coding sequence ATGAGAGCCAATGACGGCGATGTTTTCGACCTCTTTTCGCAGACTTACGCAAGCGGAGTGCAAGAGAAGTTAAGTCTGCAGGAATATCTCCTCGCCTGTCGCGACGACAGGAGCATGTATGCCACGGCGCCGGAGCGCATGGTGGCTGCCATCGGCGAGCCGCAGTTGATAGACACGAGCGCGGATGAGCGCCTCGGCCGTATCTTCGCCAACCGCACCATCAAGATCTACCCCTCCTTTGCGGACTTCTATGGAATGGAGGATACGATCGAGCGGATCGTCGGATATTTCCGATATGCCGCGCAGGGGCTCGAGGAACGCAAGCAGATCCTTTACCTCTTGGGGCCGGTGGGTGGCGGCAAGTCGTCGCTTGCCGAACGTCTCAAGAAGCTGATGGAGCAGCAGCCGATCTACACGCTGGCCATCGACGGTAAGATAAGTCCCGTCTTTGAGTCGCCCCTCGGCCTGTTCGACCGTGATCGCATGGGGGATCTGCTCGAAGACAAATACGGAATTGCCAAGAGGCGGCTCACCGACTTGGTATCGCCTTGGGCAACCAAGCGGCTGGACGAAATCGGCGGCGACATTTCGAAGTTCAGCGTCGTCAAACTCACGCCCTCGCGGCTGCGCCAGATCGCCATCGCCAAGACGGAACCGGGCGACGAGAACAACCAGGATATTTCCGCGCTCGTAGGCAAGGTCGATATCCGCCAGCTCGAGAATTTCAGCCAGGCCGATCCCGACGCCTATTCCTATAGCGGCGGGCTCAACAGGACTACGCAAGGGCTGCTCGAATTCGTCGAAATGTTCAAGGCGCCGATCAAGGTTCTGCATCCGCTGCTCACCGCTACGCAGGAAGGAAGCTACAACGGCACGGAGAACTTCGGCGCCTTCCCCTACCAGGGTGTCGTGCTTGCCCATTCCAACGAATCCGAATGGCTGCAATTCAAGCACAACAAGAACAACGAGGCCTTTCTCGACCGGATTCTGGTCGTCAAGGTTCCCTATTGCCTGCGCGTCACGGAGGAACGGCTGATCTATGAAAAGCTGCTTCGTGAGAGCGAGTTGTCCGAGAGCCCATGTGCGCCCGAGGTGCTGGAGAACCTTAGCCGATTCACAGTGGCGACGCGCCTCGCTCTACACGAGAACTCGCCGTCCTACACGAAGATGCGGGTCTATGACGGCGAAAACCTGAAGGATACCGATCCCAAGGCGAAGTCCCTGCAGGAATATCGCGATGCCGCGGGCGTCGATGAGGGCATGACCGGCGTCAGTACCCGCTTTGCCTTCAAGGTGCTGTCGGAGACCTTCAACTACGACACCAAGGAAGTGGCGGCCGATCCGGTTCATCTGATGTATATCCTGGAACAGGCCATCCGGCGGGAGCAGTTTCCCAAGGAGACCGAAGCGAACTATCTCGATTTCATCCGCTCGGAGCTCGCCGCTCGTTATGCCGAGTTCATCGGTCACGAAATCCAGAAGGCTTATCTCGAATCCTATAGCGAATATGGTCAGAACCTGTTCGACCGCTATATCTCTTACGCGGATGCCTGGCTCGAAGATCAGGACTTCAAGGATCCTGATACGGGTCAGATCCTAAATCGCAACGTTCTCGACGGCGAGCTGTCGCAGATCGAAAAGCCTGCAGGGATCGCAAACCCCAAGGATTTCCGCAACGAAGTCGTAAAGTTTACCCTGCGCGCCCGCGCCAGAAACAACGGGCGCAACCCCGCTTGGACAAGCTACGAAAAGCTCCGGGAAGTGATCGAGAAGCGCATGTTCGGCCAGGTCGAGGACCTTTTGCCGGTCATCAGCTTCGGCTCGAAGAAGGACAGCGTGACCGAGAAGCAGCACGCTGAATTCGTGGAACGCATGACCGAACGCGGCTACACCGAGCGTCAGGTGCGGCGGCTCGTCGACTGGTATATGCGCGTCAACAAGGCCGGTTGA
- a CDS encoding AraC family transcriptional regulator — translation MTTTLRNYHARMQRVLDHIDQHLDCNLDLDELSRVAAFSKYHFHRQFAAAFGLSVHRYIQLVRMKRASYRLAYRDADSVTEIAMDAGYEAPDAFARAFRQRFTQSPSQFRKSPDWEPWLAALGPLNQARSKLMQRTFAANDVEIREVSPTSVAIMKHQGDPVRIGDTIKRFIAWRKATGLNPKTNLTFNIFHSDPRVTSADEYRLDLCVSTDQPIKTNGEQIEAGIIPGGRCAVLKVVGNTDDLEPAALYLYRDWLPASGEEARDFPLYCQRLTFFPEAPEHAAMAELFLPLK, via the coding sequence ATGACGACTACGCTTCGAAACTACCATGCACGGATGCAACGGGTCCTAGATCACATCGATCAGCATCTTGACTGCAATCTGGACCTGGATGAGTTGAGCCGCGTGGCCGCCTTCTCCAAGTATCATTTCCATCGGCAGTTCGCGGCGGCCTTTGGGCTGTCCGTGCATCGCTATATCCAACTCGTCCGCATGAAGCGAGCATCCTACAGGCTGGCCTACAGGGACGCAGACAGCGTGACCGAGATAGCGATGGATGCCGGCTACGAAGCTCCTGACGCCTTTGCTCGCGCATTTCGGCAACGGTTCACCCAGTCGCCTTCGCAGTTCAGGAAATCTCCCGATTGGGAACCATGGCTTGCCGCCCTCGGGCCTCTCAACCAAGCAAGGAGCAAGCTCATGCAAAGGACATTTGCAGCCAATGACGTCGAAATCCGCGAGGTGTCTCCGACCTCTGTCGCAATCATGAAACATCAAGGTGATCCGGTAAGGATCGGCGACACGATCAAGCGCTTTATAGCATGGCGCAAAGCCACTGGCCTGAACCCGAAGACCAATCTGACTTTCAACATCTTCCATTCCGATCCGCGCGTGACGTCGGCGGACGAGTATCGGCTGGACCTTTGTGTCAGCACTGATCAGCCGATCAAGACGAACGGAGAGCAGATTGAAGCGGGCATAATCCCCGGCGGCCGTTGCGCCGTGTTGAAAGTCGTCGGCAATACTGATGATCTGGAGCCTGCCGCGCTTTACCTCTACCGCGATTGGCTGCCGGCCAGTGGCGAGGAAGCGAGGGATTTCCCCCTGTATTGCCAGCGCCTCACCTTCTTTCCGGAAGCACCTGAACATGCGGCGATGGCAGAGCTCTTCCTACCCCTTAAATAG
- a CDS encoding isochorismatase family cysteine hydrolase — protein sequence MAVDFQGSYIDRAALVIMHYQVDVFAILFGEQPSPLLGQCNALIRRWRATGRPLLFPNFSLGEGYEHAPPADNRQISPYLPTGRFRTGLPVEGLAVERGDLFYACPRASVFYGTSLAADLRTRGVSTLVMAGISTTGVVLSSIAWASDADYDVRLVKDCCYDPDQEAHEALFRSGFGGRVQVV from the coding sequence ATGGCGGTCGATTTCCAAGGCAGCTACATTGATAGAGCGGCCCTCGTCATTATGCACTATCAAGTCGACGTGTTCGCAATCCTTTTCGGGGAGCAACCATCGCCGTTGTTGGGGCAGTGTAACGCACTGATCCGGCGCTGGCGCGCCACTGGTCGACCGTTGCTATTTCCCAACTTTTCGCTAGGCGAAGGGTATGAACACGCACCGCCGGCGGATAACCGCCAAATCTCACCGTATCTACCGACCGGACGATTTCGTACTGGTCTGCCCGTCGAAGGTCTTGCGGTCGAACGGGGTGACCTTTTCTATGCCTGTCCGCGAGCCAGCGTCTTCTATGGCACATCGCTTGCCGCCGACCTCCGGACGCGCGGCGTAAGCACGCTTGTAATGGCTGGGATAAGCACCACCGGCGTTGTTCTTTCAAGCATCGCCTGGGCCAGTGATGCGGACTACGATGTGCGCCTAGTCAAGGACTGCTGCTATGACCCGGATCAGGAGGCGCACGAAGCTCTGTTTCGTTCCGGGTTCGGCGGGCGCGTACAAGTCGTGTGA
- a CDS encoding LysR family transcriptional regulator, with the protein MQAQIWDGDSRMDWEELRLVQVLARHGSLSAAARSLGTTQPTLSRRLDAFETKCGHKLFERHSNGLMPTVACQSILSILEQMEASALAVERRFAAQEEGLQGTVTVTTLDWLGDYVIAPILAKFAADHPGITINLINDSRRFNLSRRDADIAFRFGGFDQKDIVEWKVAEVRYGLFASRDYIGRFGKPATGDSTAHSIVELAEAPVRVSLSTWLKEILPDARVILRTNSIRSQLSAVEAGVAVATLPFFLAADRLGLLAVDTGNSPPTLPLVIGVHSDMRRIPRIRKLIDFAVSEFVGLRSRLSPARP; encoded by the coding sequence GTGCAGGCGCAAATTTGGGATGGAGATAGCCGTATGGACTGGGAAGAACTGCGTCTTGTTCAGGTGCTCGCACGCCACGGCTCCCTAAGTGCGGCGGCCCGCAGCCTTGGCACCACGCAGCCGACGCTCAGTCGTCGCCTTGACGCCTTCGAGACAAAATGCGGCCATAAGCTCTTCGAAAGGCATTCGAACGGGCTGATGCCGACTGTCGCATGCCAGTCCATCCTGTCGATTCTCGAGCAGATGGAGGCGAGTGCCCTGGCAGTAGAGCGCCGCTTTGCGGCGCAGGAGGAAGGGCTGCAGGGAACAGTTACCGTGACTACCCTCGACTGGCTGGGCGACTATGTCATCGCGCCCATTCTGGCGAAGTTCGCCGCCGACCATCCGGGCATCACCATCAATCTCATCAACGATAGCAGGCGCTTCAACCTGTCCCGGCGAGACGCTGATATCGCCTTCCGGTTTGGCGGCTTCGACCAGAAGGACATCGTTGAATGGAAGGTGGCGGAAGTTCGGTACGGGTTGTTCGCATCGCGCGACTACATCGGGCGTTTCGGAAAGCCGGCAACCGGGGATAGCACGGCGCATTCCATCGTCGAACTCGCCGAGGCGCCCGTACGCGTATCGCTTTCCACGTGGCTGAAGGAGATCCTTCCGGACGCAAGGGTGATCCTGCGGACAAATTCGATACGCTCACAACTGAGTGCGGTGGAAGCGGGTGTAGCGGTTGCCACGCTTCCTTTCTTTCTGGCCGCCGATCGACTGGGATTGCTTGCCGTGGATACAGGGAACTCTCCACCGACATTGCCACTCGTGATCGGCGTTCATAGCGACATGCGCCGCATACCTCGTATCCGAAAACTCATTGACTTTGCTGTCTCCGAGTTCGTCGGCCTTCGATCACGGCTCAGTCCTGCAAGGCCATAG
- a CDS encoding SDR family NAD(P)-dependent oxidoreductase, with product MNALEQRYSGKVALVAGASKGIGAATARAFANEGASVVLLARSKQAIDEVALSIRERGGEALAIQADVGDERAMKRALDSALERYGRLDAAFNNATDGGMPAPLADLDIEAFDRSMRTNIRGTFIGMRHQIAAMLHNGGGAIANMASVAGVNGTSGLSAYVAGKAGIIGLTKAAALDYADQGIRINVVAPGPILTHHLEAAGAQVQQQAALSTPMRRLGTVEEVAAAVLWLCSEQASYITGAVLPIDGGMTAGTKLSMNYRRDQPTSAGGGLTDLAVPASGPS from the coding sequence ATGAATGCACTTGAACAGAGATATTCCGGAAAGGTCGCGCTGGTCGCCGGCGCGAGTAAGGGCATAGGCGCGGCCACCGCCAGGGCATTTGCGAATGAAGGCGCGTCCGTTGTGCTGCTTGCCCGCTCGAAACAGGCGATCGATGAAGTTGCGCTTTCGATCCGCGAGCGGGGCGGGGAGGCGTTGGCGATCCAGGCGGATGTCGGTGACGAGCGCGCGATGAAACGCGCCCTGGACAGCGCCCTTGAGCGGTATGGACGACTGGACGCTGCCTTTAACAATGCGACCGACGGCGGTATGCCGGCGCCCCTTGCCGATCTCGATATCGAGGCCTTCGATCGCAGCATGCGAACCAATATTCGTGGCACCTTCATTGGTATGCGCCACCAGATCGCAGCCATGTTACACAACGGCGGTGGCGCGATCGCCAACATGGCCTCCGTTGCCGGGGTGAATGGGACATCAGGTCTTTCGGCCTATGTCGCGGGAAAGGCCGGCATTATCGGCCTTACGAAGGCTGCGGCGCTCGACTACGCCGATCAGGGGATCCGCATAAACGTCGTCGCCCCAGGGCCGATCCTGACCCATCATCTCGAAGCCGCAGGCGCACAGGTACAGCAGCAAGCCGCTCTTTCGACGCCGATGCGCCGTCTTGGCACGGTCGAGGAGGTTGCGGCGGCAGTGCTCTGGCTTTGTTCCGAACAGGCAAGTTACATCACCGGCGCGGTGCTTCCCATCGACGGGGGAATGACGGCAGGCACCAAGCTGTCTATGAATTATCGCCGGGATCAGCCCACCTCGGCTGGCGGTGGATTGACGGATCTTGCGGTGCCGGCTTCGGGTCCGTCGTAG
- a CDS encoding serine hydrolase domain-containing protein: MSGLTSTELKRTPLPRLRDAVDKAIDDALAQERIVGTVVLVSIDGSLTYQRAAGFADREAGRRMQLESIFLLSSVTKPIVTAAALALIDKGVMHLDDAVSTWLPDFSPRLPDGSLPRITLRHLLTHSAGLSYAFMERGDGPYQRLAISTGLDNNNDDLSDLIRKLNAVPLAYPPGEGWGYSMSLDVLGAVIERATERALSDAVATLVTGPLQMEDTAFSVVDRSRLVTHYGNATPRPRRLADDDAIPFFGNPVRFSPVRIFNTQAFPSSGAGMAGTAGDILRLLECLRTGGTPILKRETARSMFEMQAKTAGTAAGPGWEFGFGGAILASPEDAGSPQSPGTLQWDGAYGHKWFIDPDRRLSIVALTNTAFEGMIGRFTTDLRDALYRSL, encoded by the coding sequence ATGAGCGGACTGACGTCAACCGAACTGAAACGAACGCCGCTGCCGCGATTGCGGGACGCGGTTGATAAGGCGATCGACGACGCTTTGGCGCAAGAGCGGATCGTCGGCACCGTCGTCCTGGTTTCCATCGACGGCAGCCTCACCTACCAGCGCGCTGCCGGCTTTGCCGATCGAGAGGCGGGGCGCCGGATGCAACTCGAGAGCATCTTCCTGCTCTCATCCGTCACAAAGCCGATCGTAACAGCGGCCGCCCTGGCATTGATCGACAAAGGCGTGATGCATCTCGACGATGCGGTATCGACATGGTTGCCCGACTTCTCGCCGCGCCTGCCGGACGGAAGCCTGCCGCGCATTACCCTGCGCCATCTGCTGACGCACAGCGCCGGGCTCAGCTACGCCTTCATGGAACGAGGTGACGGCCCCTATCAGAGGCTCGCCATCAGCACCGGGCTCGACAACAACAATGACGATCTTTCCGACCTCATTCGGAAATTGAACGCCGTCCCGCTCGCCTATCCGCCCGGAGAGGGCTGGGGCTACTCGATGAGCCTCGACGTTCTCGGTGCCGTCATCGAGCGTGCGACGGAACGTGCGCTTTCAGACGCGGTGGCGACGCTGGTGACCGGTCCGCTGCAGATGGAGGATACGGCATTTTCGGTTGTCGATCGCAGCCGGCTTGTCACGCATTACGGTAACGCGACGCCTCGACCACGGCGATTGGCGGATGACGATGCCATTCCGTTCTTCGGCAATCCGGTCAGGTTCTCCCCCGTGCGGATTTTCAACACCCAAGCTTTTCCTTCAAGCGGCGCCGGCATGGCCGGCACGGCCGGCGATATCCTGCGCCTTCTCGAATGTCTCAGAACGGGTGGTACGCCCATATTGAAACGCGAGACCGCCCGTTCAATGTTTGAAATGCAGGCGAAGACTGCAGGCACAGCCGCGGGACCGGGCTGGGAGTTCGGCTTTGGAGGCGCGATCCTTGCCTCTCCTGAAGACGCCGGAAGTCCGCAAAGTCCGGGGACGCTGCAATGGGACGGCGCCTATGGGCACAAATGGTTCATCGATCCGGATCGACGCCTTTCCATCGTTGCGCTCACCAACACCGCGTTCGAAGGCATGATCGGCCGCTTTACGACCGACCTACGCGATGCCCTATACCGGAGCCTTTGA
- a CDS encoding arylamine N-acetyltransferase family protein gives MPRSAVPVDLDQYFARIGYGGPRSPDLANLRAIIAHHVATIPFEAIDVLLGHGIDLSPATVDVKLIARRRGGYCFEHNGLFQRVLLSLGYVAEPLIARVLWMRERTAPPPAWSHMALRVVVDGVAYLVDVGFGSCVPTLPLRFDVAAPQPTTHEMFRLTATPEGFLLKVLLAAKWSPVYEVSTRICADEEYDIANAGASTHPHSHFRQQLLVALTTPEARNVLLGNRLTIRHRNGQVDRRWLDAVATEEALINLFGLPFQNEWRRILPQVTSTPA, from the coding sequence ATGCCGAGATCTGCTGTTCCCGTCGACCTCGACCAATACTTCGCGCGCATTGGCTACGGCGGGCCGCGCTCACCGGATCTTGCGAACCTTCGGGCGATTATCGCGCACCATGTCGCAACGATTCCGTTCGAAGCCATCGACGTCCTTCTGGGACACGGGATCGATCTGTCGCCCGCAACCGTCGATGTCAAACTGATCGCGCGCCGGCGCGGCGGATACTGCTTCGAGCACAACGGACTGTTTCAAAGGGTCCTGTTATCGCTCGGCTACGTGGCAGAGCCGCTAATTGCCCGCGTCCTGTGGATGCGGGAAAGAACCGCTCCGCCGCCGGCCTGGTCGCATATGGCGCTGCGCGTCGTTGTTGATGGAGTAGCCTATCTCGTCGACGTCGGCTTCGGCAGCTGCGTTCCAACACTTCCCTTGCGCTTTGACGTCGCGGCGCCACAACCGACGACGCATGAGATGTTTCGTTTGACCGCTACACCGGAAGGCTTTTTGCTCAAGGTCCTGCTCGCCGCAAAGTGGTCACCGGTCTACGAGGTTTCGACGAGAATCTGCGCCGACGAGGAATACGATATCGCAAACGCCGGCGCCTCGACCCATCCACACTCCCATTTCCGCCAGCAACTGCTTGTGGCCTTGACGACGCCGGAAGCACGAAACGTACTGCTCGGGAACAGGCTGACGATCCGCCATCGTAATGGACAGGTCGATCGTCGTTGGCTGGATGCAGTGGCAACCGAGGAGGCGCTGATTAATCTGTTCGGGCTGCCGTTCCAAAACGAATGGCGGCGAATCTTGCCCCAGGTAACGAGCACACCCGCATGA